Proteins encoded in a region of the Anopheles aquasalis chromosome 2, idAnoAquaMG_Q_19, whole genome shotgun sequence genome:
- the LOC126571903 gene encoding epidermal growth factor receptor substrate 15-like 1 isoform X4 translates to MPDIVKIAGDHILIYEAYYKQLDPKETNEIGALDAAKFLKRSGLSDVVLSRIWDLSDPTGKGFLTKEGFFVALKLIGLAQEGLEFAIKNIYTELSKPPKVGDLPKVPAQVKLLPVESTDWSMRPEKRQQYEQLFDSLGPQNGLLPGAKVRNTLMNSKLPVDTLGRIWDLADQDRDGSLDKHEFCVAMHLVYEALDKRAIPAMLPPQLQRNYTAPAPAPSTNGNGFDAFGSGSDGFVAIFPTDIAPPPPIVPPLPAALLNRPPSVVGGAIPPLIGGPPGVPPLIPASGPIEVTSWVVSPLERCKYEEIFNNSDTDRDGLVSGLEIKDVFLQSGVAQNKLAHIWALCDTHQSGKLKLEEFCLAMWFVDRAKKGIDPPQSLAPNMVPPSLRKSSIVQEPPQPTYSNPELEMISKEIEELARERRLLEQEVAQKEADVRIKSGELRSLQSELDTLTATLKQLENQKGEAQKRLDDLKNQYESVDKAVLNVKRSIVDSRYQVNKIRDQCQKQEAALKEQEGELDSRRSELQKLKDEEQALEKEYHASTKEVDQLTSQLQDTQLEISQVKAMVTQIQEYQRQMTDALSMFRTAIEENDPILVSDYSLKIEPEFREAKQALEEKEVENANKRDPFGDNKANGFGTSAAEAGFGDDFKTNGFATQFDTPSNATGGFGDDGFGAFDHTSGARTNVNAAADPFAASAADPFGERKGSGVETAAKDEFGCDPFAILHAPAPGQALTPSPSRSGPPPRPESPSPALPPKKAKQPPPRPAPPRPMQGPTPTKPAPPASDAFGDSSGGGSFANFADFDNKW, encoded by the exons ATGCCCGATATCGTGAAG ATCGCAGGAGATCACATCCTGATATACGAGGCCTACTACAAACAA CTGGAtccaaaagaaacaaatgaaatcggCGCCTTAGATGCTGCAAAATTCCTGAAACGCTCCGGACTCAGCGATGTCGTACTCAGCCGCATTTGGGACCTCTCCGACCCGACCGGTAAAGGATTCCTCACCAAAGAGGGCTTTTTCGTGGCCCTTAAGCTGATTGGACTGGCACAGGAAGGGTTGGAGTTTGCCATCAAAAACATCTACACCGAACTCTCAAAACCGCCGAAAGTG GGTGATTTGCCGAAAGTTCCAGCTCAGGTGAAGCTGTTGCCGGTAGAGAGCACGGACTGGTCAATGCGACCGGAAAAGCGACAACAGTATGAGCAGTTGTTCGATTCGCTTGGACCACAGAATGGTCTGCTGCCGGGTGCGAAGGTTCGCAACACACTGATGAACTCAAAACTGCCAGTCGATACGCTGGGACGCATCTGGGATTTGGCCGATCAGGATCGGGATGGCAGTCTCGATAAGCATGAGTTCTGCGTAGCCATGCATCTTGTCTACGAGGCGCTGGACAAGCGTGCTATTCCTGCTATGCTTCCGCCACAGTTGCAGCGTAATTacaccgcaccggcaccggcaccgtccaCAAATGGCAATGGTTTCGATGCATtcggcagtggcagcgatgGATTCGTTGCAATCTTCCCAACCGatattgcaccaccaccaccgatcgtaccaccactgccagcggCCCTGCTTAATAGGCCGCCTTCCGTTGTCGGTGGTGCCATTCCCCCTCTGATCGGTGGACCGCCCGGGGTCCCTCCTCTCATCCCAGCCAGTGGACCGATCGAGGTAACAAGTTGGGTCGTTTCGCCCCTCGAGCGTTGCAAGTACGAGGAAATCTTCAACAACAGCGACACGGATCGTGATGGGCTAGTGTCGGGACTGGAGATCAAGGATGTGTTCCTGCAGTCGGGTGTAGCACAGAACAAGCTCGCTCACATCTGGGCTCTGTGCGATACGCACCAGTCGGGCAAGCTGAAACTGGAGGAGTTCTGTCTGGCCATGTGGTTTGTCGATCGGGCCAAGAAAGGTATCGATCCACCCCAGTCGTTGGCTCCGAACATGGTGCCACCGAGCCTGCGGAAGAGCTCCATCGTTCAG GAACCACCACAGCCAACATACAGCAATCCCGAGCTAGAGATGATATCAAAGGAGATCGAAGAACTAGCCAGAGAGCGCCGCCTGTTGGAGCAGGAGGTAGCCCAGAAGGAAGCAGACGTGCGAATCAAGAGCGGCGAGCTGAGAAGCCTGCAG AGTGAACTAGATACACTGACAGCAACGTTGAAGCAGctggaaaaccaaaaaggtGAAGCTCAAAAGCGTCTGGATGATCTGAAGAATCAG TATGAAAGTGTAGACAAGGCCGTGCTAAATGTAAAGCGCAGCATCGTTGATAGCCGTTATCag GTGAACAAAATTCGTGACCAGTGTCAGAAGCAGGAAGCGGCCCTGAAGGAGCAAGAAGGTGAGCTGGACTCACGTCGTTCCGAGCTGCAAAAGCTGAAAGATGAAGAGCAAGCGCTGGAAAAGGAGTATCATGCCAGCACCAAAGAGGTGGACCAGCTTACTTCGCAACTGCAAGATACACAGCTTGAGATCAGCCAGGTGAAGGCCATGGTTACGCAGATACAGGAGTACCAGCGCCAGATGACGGATGCTTTGTCCATGTTCCGCACGGCGATCGAAGAGAATGATCCGATTCTCGTGTCTGACTACTCGCTTAAGATTGAGCCCGAGTTCCGTGAAGCGAAACAGGCactggaagagaaggaggtcGAAAACGCTAACAAGCGTGATCCGTTCGGTGATAACAAAGCCAATGGTTTCGGTACCAGTGCAGCCGAGGCCGGGTTCGGAGATGATTTCAAAACGAATGGCTTTGCAACTCAGTTTGATACACCGTCGAACGCTACCGGTGGCTTCGGTGATGATGGATTCGGAGCGTTTGACCATACATCAGGTGCCAGGACGAACgtgaatgctgctgccgatccattcgctgctagtgctgccgATCCGTTTGGTGAACGTAAAGGTTCCGGTGTCGAAACG GCCGCCAAGGATGAGTTTGGCTGTGATCCGTTTGCAATATTACACGCACCGGCCCCTGGTCAAGCGCTCACTCCCAGCCCGAGTCGTTCGGGTCCTCCACCTCGGCCAGAATCACCTAGCCCAGCGTTGCCAccaaagaaagcgaaacaaccaccaccacgacctgCCCCTCCTCGACCAATGCAG GGTCCAACACCTACCAAACCTGCTCCACCGGCATCGGATGCTTTCGGTGATAGTAGCGGCGGTGGTAGCTTCGCCAACTTTGCCGATTTCGACAATAAG TGGTAA
- the LOC126571903 gene encoding epidermal growth factor receptor substrate 15-like 1 isoform X5, which translates to MPDIVKIAGDHILIYEAYYKQLDPKETNEIGALDAAKFLKRSGLSDVVLSRIWDLSDPTGKGFLTKEGFFVALKLIGLAQEGLEFAIKNIYTELSKPPKVGDLPKVPAQVKLLPVESTDWSMRPEKRQQYEQLFDSLGPQNGLLPGAKVRNTLMNSKLPVDTLGRIWDLADQDRDGSLDKHEFCVAMHLVYEALDKRAIPAMLPPQLQRNYTAPAPAPSTNGNGFDAFGSGSDGFVAIFPTDIAPPPPIVPPLPAALLNRPPSVVGGAIPPLIGGPPGVPPLIPASGPIEVTSWVVSPLERCKYEEIFNNSDTDRDGLVSGLEIKDVFLQSGVAQNKLAHIWALCDTHQSGKLKLEEFCLAMWFVDRAKKGIDPPQSLAPNMVPPSLRKSSIVQEPPQPTYSNPELEMISKEIEELARERRLLEQEVAQKEADVRIKSGELRSLQSELDTLTATLKQLENQKGEAQKRLDDLKNQYESVDKAVLNVKRSIVDSRYQVNKIRDQCQKQEAALKEQEGELDSRRSELQKLKDEEQALEKEYHASTKEVDQLTSQLQDTQLEISQVKAMVTQIQEYQRQMTDALSMFRTAIEENDPILVSDYSLKIEPEFREAKQALEEKEVENANKRDPFGDNKANGFGTSAAEAGFGDDFKTNGFATQFDTPSNATGGFGDDGFGAFDHTSGARTNVNAAADPFAASAADPFGERKGSGVETAAKDEFGCDPFAILHAPAPGQALTPSPSRSGPPPRPESPSPALPPKKAKQPPPRPAPPRPMQGPTPTKPAPPASDAFGDSSGGGSFANFADFDNK; encoded by the exons ATGCCCGATATCGTGAAG ATCGCAGGAGATCACATCCTGATATACGAGGCCTACTACAAACAA CTGGAtccaaaagaaacaaatgaaatcggCGCCTTAGATGCTGCAAAATTCCTGAAACGCTCCGGACTCAGCGATGTCGTACTCAGCCGCATTTGGGACCTCTCCGACCCGACCGGTAAAGGATTCCTCACCAAAGAGGGCTTTTTCGTGGCCCTTAAGCTGATTGGACTGGCACAGGAAGGGTTGGAGTTTGCCATCAAAAACATCTACACCGAACTCTCAAAACCGCCGAAAGTG GGTGATTTGCCGAAAGTTCCAGCTCAGGTGAAGCTGTTGCCGGTAGAGAGCACGGACTGGTCAATGCGACCGGAAAAGCGACAACAGTATGAGCAGTTGTTCGATTCGCTTGGACCACAGAATGGTCTGCTGCCGGGTGCGAAGGTTCGCAACACACTGATGAACTCAAAACTGCCAGTCGATACGCTGGGACGCATCTGGGATTTGGCCGATCAGGATCGGGATGGCAGTCTCGATAAGCATGAGTTCTGCGTAGCCATGCATCTTGTCTACGAGGCGCTGGACAAGCGTGCTATTCCTGCTATGCTTCCGCCACAGTTGCAGCGTAATTacaccgcaccggcaccggcaccgtccaCAAATGGCAATGGTTTCGATGCATtcggcagtggcagcgatgGATTCGTTGCAATCTTCCCAACCGatattgcaccaccaccaccgatcgtaccaccactgccagcggCCCTGCTTAATAGGCCGCCTTCCGTTGTCGGTGGTGCCATTCCCCCTCTGATCGGTGGACCGCCCGGGGTCCCTCCTCTCATCCCAGCCAGTGGACCGATCGAGGTAACAAGTTGGGTCGTTTCGCCCCTCGAGCGTTGCAAGTACGAGGAAATCTTCAACAACAGCGACACGGATCGTGATGGGCTAGTGTCGGGACTGGAGATCAAGGATGTGTTCCTGCAGTCGGGTGTAGCACAGAACAAGCTCGCTCACATCTGGGCTCTGTGCGATACGCACCAGTCGGGCAAGCTGAAACTGGAGGAGTTCTGTCTGGCCATGTGGTTTGTCGATCGGGCCAAGAAAGGTATCGATCCACCCCAGTCGTTGGCTCCGAACATGGTGCCACCGAGCCTGCGGAAGAGCTCCATCGTTCAG GAACCACCACAGCCAACATACAGCAATCCCGAGCTAGAGATGATATCAAAGGAGATCGAAGAACTAGCCAGAGAGCGCCGCCTGTTGGAGCAGGAGGTAGCCCAGAAGGAAGCAGACGTGCGAATCAAGAGCGGCGAGCTGAGAAGCCTGCAG AGTGAACTAGATACACTGACAGCAACGTTGAAGCAGctggaaaaccaaaaaggtGAAGCTCAAAAGCGTCTGGATGATCTGAAGAATCAG TATGAAAGTGTAGACAAGGCCGTGCTAAATGTAAAGCGCAGCATCGTTGATAGCCGTTATCag GTGAACAAAATTCGTGACCAGTGTCAGAAGCAGGAAGCGGCCCTGAAGGAGCAAGAAGGTGAGCTGGACTCACGTCGTTCCGAGCTGCAAAAGCTGAAAGATGAAGAGCAAGCGCTGGAAAAGGAGTATCATGCCAGCACCAAAGAGGTGGACCAGCTTACTTCGCAACTGCAAGATACACAGCTTGAGATCAGCCAGGTGAAGGCCATGGTTACGCAGATACAGGAGTACCAGCGCCAGATGACGGATGCTTTGTCCATGTTCCGCACGGCGATCGAAGAGAATGATCCGATTCTCGTGTCTGACTACTCGCTTAAGATTGAGCCCGAGTTCCGTGAAGCGAAACAGGCactggaagagaaggaggtcGAAAACGCTAACAAGCGTGATCCGTTCGGTGATAACAAAGCCAATGGTTTCGGTACCAGTGCAGCCGAGGCCGGGTTCGGAGATGATTTCAAAACGAATGGCTTTGCAACTCAGTTTGATACACCGTCGAACGCTACCGGTGGCTTCGGTGATGATGGATTCGGAGCGTTTGACCATACATCAGGTGCCAGGACGAACgtgaatgctgctgccgatccattcgctgctagtgctgccgATCCGTTTGGTGAACGTAAAGGTTCCGGTGTCGAAACG GCCGCCAAGGATGAGTTTGGCTGTGATCCGTTTGCAATATTACACGCACCGGCCCCTGGTCAAGCGCTCACTCCCAGCCCGAGTCGTTCGGGTCCTCCACCTCGGCCAGAATCACCTAGCCCAGCGTTGCCAccaaagaaagcgaaacaaccaccaccacgacctgCCCCTCCTCGACCAATGCAG GGTCCAACACCTACCAAACCTGCTCCACCGGCATCGGATGCTTTCGGTGATAGTAGCGGCGGTGGTAGCTTCGCCAACTTTGCCGATTTCGACAATAAG TGA